In one Heterodontus francisci isolate sHetFra1 chromosome 18, sHetFra1.hap1, whole genome shotgun sequence genomic region, the following are encoded:
- the si:dkey-103i16.6 gene encoding LOW QUALITY PROTEIN: NAD-dependent protein deacetylase sirtuin-3 (The sequence of the model RefSeq protein was modified relative to this genomic sequence to represent the inferred CDS: inserted 2 bases in 1 codon), whose translation MAGAGMSTSSGIPDFRTPGTGLYDNLKQYDIPYPEAIFDIDYFICNPKPFFCLAKSLYPGNYKPNDIHYFLRLLHDKGLLLRLYTQNIDGLERAAGIPSEKLVEAHGTFLTASCSLCNSSYPSEKAKAAILNDEIPRCKTCLGIVKPDIVFFGESLPKNYFSYRKDFKWSDLLIVMGMSLEIEPFASIVNSVQPHVPRLLLNWDPVGPFKQTPLRHRDVRKLGDLTDXVRVLVKLLGWDTDLDELIKCETGFLSRTELTEEPSFQATLKKQAGSQDRTTHLSPQDHGIKILQGTRNKTPGTEL comes from the exons ATGGCCGGAGCAGGAATGAGCACATCCAGTGGGATCCCAGATTTCAG AACACCAGGCACCGGGCTGTATGACAATCTGAAGCAGTATGACATCCCATACCCCGAGGCCATCTTTGACATTGATTATTTCATCTGTAATCCAAAGCCTTTCTTCTGCCTGGCCAAGAGTCTCTATCCTGGAAACTACAAGCCAAACGACATCCACTACTTCCTGCGACTGCTGCATGATAAGGGCCTCTTGCTGCGATTATATACACAGAACATTGACGGACTGGAGCGGG CTGCTGGGATTCCTTCGGAGAAACTGGTAGAGGCTCATGGGACATTTTTAACTGCATCATGTTCCTTGTGTAACTCGTCATATCCGTCAGAAAAAGCAAAG GCTGCAATTCTAAATGATGAAATTCCGAGATGTAAAACATGTTTGGGAATCGTGAAACCGGACATTGTATTTTTTGGTGAAAGTCTCCCTAAAAACTACTTCTCCTACCGGAAGGATTTTAAATGGAGTGACTTACTGATTGTCATGGGAATGTCGTTGGAG ATTGAACCCTTTGCAAGCATTGTGAATTCTGTGCAGCCTCATGTCCCTCGCCTGCTCCTGAACTGGGATCCCGTCGGCCCCTTTAAACAAACACCTTTGAGACATAGGGACGTGAGAAAATTGGGTGACCTGACCGA TGTCCGGGTGTTGGTAAAACTTCTGGGGTGGGACACTGACCTGGATGAACTAATCAAG TGTGAAACTGGTTTCCTCTCCAGAACAGAACTGACTGAGGAGCCATCATTCCAGGCGACCCTGAAAAAACAAGCAGGCTCACAGGACCGGACCACCCACTTATCCCCGCAAGACCATGGCATCAAAATTCTACAGGGTACCAGGAATAAAACCCCAGGGACAGAGCTATGA